The genomic window GACCATCCTGCCCACAAAGGTCCAGTAGAAATGAAAACTGGCGTCTGCTCGGTCCCGGCTCAGGGGCCTTCCTCAGACCCCTAACATCCAGTCTGCCTCGCTCGGCCGGCCGGCTCGCCCTCGGAACGCTCCGGCTTTCTCCCGCTTCCTCATGGGGGATGTCTTGGGGTCTTGGGCGCCACGAGATTGTCCCGAGGATTAGCCTTGCACAGAGAGGGAAGGGTCTTGGGAGGAGAGAGCGTGAACATGACGGCAGCCGAGAGCGAGCCGCGGGAAGGCCAACAGTGGGGTGGCGGTGGGAACAGTGGATGGTGGCGGACTTCCCGCCCTCCTCCTCCCTAACGTCAGACACTCTCCTGGAGGCAGCCTCTTTCCCTCTGGGAGGTCTCTTCCCTGCCCGCTGccccaacctgccatctgtggtcACCAGGCCAGCGAGGTCCAGCCTGACCCAACCACTTTGTACTAAGCAGTTGTAGACGGGACAAAGGGGGGATAATCGGCTGCTGTGGAGAGCAGCTTCCTCCAGAAGCTGAAGGCCAGAgcccggggtggggggggggtggagatgAGATGAGGGGGAGCGTGCTGACCTGGGGGGATGGTGAGCCTGGGAAGGGGCCTGGAATCTGAGGAGCCACAGGCAGGCCTGGGGACCAGCAGGAAAGAGCCAGGAGCTAGGGAGAGACTGACGGGTGAGAGAGAGGGGCGatctggggaggaggtgggagagagGGGGTGCCTGGGGCAGGAGGGCTTGGCCAGGGGTCAGGGATATGGGGGGAAAGCAAAGGAGGGGTCAGAGGCTCCTGAGTGGTGGGAGGAGAGCACAGGGAGCTGGCAGAGAACGgcctcagtttttaaaatatcaaataggAGGCAGGGTCCCAGctaagggggaggggggaagagcaaAGGTTGGAAGAGCCATTGTGGAGGGCTGGGTGAGGGGTGGAGGGCCCAGGGCGTCCACATGGACTTAGAGTGGACCCTGTCAGGCCCTGATTTTCTCCACCCTCCACCATGGAGGAGACATGGTGAGAGTGATCGATGCCTGGAGCTTGGGGAGCACGTTTGGGCTTGTGGAGGGCCAGGGGGTCAGGAGAGGAGCTCAGGGAAGGGCTGAGCTGGTTCACcaagggggagaagaggagggaatggCTAGTGCCGGGGAGGGGGGTCAGGCTAGGGGAGCCAGAGGGGTGGGGAGAGGCCAGTAGCTTAGGCTGGGGTTTGAGTTCTAGACCACGGGCTAAGTGATGTGAATGAGGTGAAGGCTGAAAGGAAGCCGAGTGCCCCGGGGAAATTGGTCAGGGAACTCTGCCCCTCCGAGTTCGGCCGAAGTCCCCCAGGCTCGGGGTAGGAGGGCCTGGTTTTCACTGTGGGTCCGGCCAGCTGTGTTCACTAAGTGCCTGCGGTGTGCACTGGCTGCACCCTCAGGACCTGAACAAGGTGCAAGCTCCTGGGCACAAACCCTTCTTGGACCTTCCTGCCCCTTGCCTGGgagcccccccacccccacccccaggctGGGCCTTCTGCTCTCAGCTTGGCTCTGCCGGCCTCACCCCCCTATTTCCTAGAGCCCGGGGGCCTTTTCCCACCTTTCCTGCTGGCTCCCCCAGGCCTTCACCCTTCCTCCAGCTGCCCCTCAGCTCTGTTCTGGGGTCCCCTTCCTGCTCTTCAGAGCTGGCAGGAAGCCCCAGACCCTCCTCCACTGCTGCCTCCGAGGCCCTGGTAGAGCTTTCCTGCCCGGGGGCTCTTGAGGAGAGCACTGGACAAATGGCCCCAGTGGCTTTTTAATGATTCCTTCCTGAGACCGCCCTTGCCAAGCTGACCGATTCCTTTCTGTGCCAGGAATCCCTGCCCCCAAACCCGAGGCCAAGGCCCTCATAGAGTCCGGGGAGGAGGCCTGGGGACCCGGCCCGAGCACAGCAGCCGAAGACAAAGCCCGGCCCAGAGGCCTCGGCCCGCCAGGTGGGCACGGGAGCCCAGGGCCTTGTGGGGATGCCAAGGGGTCGCCCCCAGCTCCCACTGGCTCCAAGGGAAAGGAGACACCTTGGCGGGGCCCACTGGGGGGGGCTGGAGTTCTCTAGCAGAAGCTCCAGCTCTGGGCTCCTTTCTGAGTTTCCAGAGGAGGGGGCGTTCTGTTCCGGGCATTCCCGGGGTCTCAGGGCTGCCCATTGCCCACCCCGGATGCCATCCTCCCCCGGGGCCTAAAGCTTCCCTCTTTCCTTAGGAGGCAGGACCCAGAACCACAAGGAATGCCCTTCCCGGGATGGCGCCAGGCCCCTGGCGGCTCAGCACCCGCCTCCCCGACTGGCCCAGGGAGACGGGCCAGCTTCGGGCAGAGGCCTCTGGACCACTTCGGAGCCGGGAAGCCCCGCAAGGAAAAGAAAGGCCCCTTTGCCAGCCTGGGAGGGCCCCCCGGGCAGGGCGGCCCGCGGC from Sminthopsis crassicaudata isolate SCR6 chromosome 3, ASM4859323v1, whole genome shotgun sequence includes these protein-coding regions:
- the LOC141559777 gene encoding LOW QUALITY PROTEIN: uncharacterized protein LOC141559777 (The sequence of the model RefSeq protein was modified relative to this genomic sequence to represent the inferred CDS: substituted 1 base at 1 genomic stop codon) — encoded protein: HRPLAHHTLSPAGPAFPHRPHHPPACHAVPQQTPPSPGTPRCSPADSAIPQHTALSQQVPPSPSISRCPPADPTIPRHTALSPSRLCHPPARHANHLQQASGFSLGXGPPPMSGSLLRSTYRTKRQQGPAGEEGQFQSGVTPSASPRSQGPSCPQRSSRNENWRLLGPGSGAFLRPLTSSLPRSAGRLALGTLRLSPASSWGMSWGLGRHEIVPRISLAQRGKGLGRREREHDGSRERAAGRPTVGWRWEQWMVADFPPSSSLTSDTLLEAASFPLGGLFPARCPNLPSVVTRPARSSLTQPLCTKQL